From one Anopheles bellator chromosome 1, idAnoBellAS_SP24_06.2, whole genome shotgun sequence genomic stretch:
- the LOC131214184 gene encoding IWS1-like protein: MKYAASCDHQLRLAGQLATNKIRLLNNAMEKLKKPNGRTIFLEHGLLRVLALWLAPSHDGDLPLLQIRQEILNLLYFEYSSIRSAHLKGSGLGQRIFELARNQEETSKNRKLAKALTARWAREVFKIPTDYADISCAERSQIDLERAMQSVQQRPIAKPKEPVRSFLPFGMDGQQKSSLAATKDNCLRTRVPMVSMKDYVVRPRSERVAEDANRTKETWNDKFVKNFLKRKMANRSEPNRMLNISNASNAF, from the coding sequence ATGAAGTATGCCGCTTCGTGTGACCATCAGCTACGACTTGCTGGCCAACTGGCCACGAATAAGATTCGCCTCCTTAACAACGCCATGGAGAAGCTCAAGAAGCCGAACGGACGCACCATCTTTCTCGAGCACGGCCTGCTCCGTGTTCTGGCCCTTTGGCTAGCCCCGTCTCACGATGGCGATCTACCACTACTGCAGATACGGCAGGAGATACTGAACCTGCTATATTTCGAGTACAGCAGCATTCGCTCGGCCCACCTGAAGGGCTCGGGTCTAGGGCAGCGAATCTTCGAGTTGGCCAGAAACCAAgaagaaacgtcaaaaaatCGTAAACTGGCTAAGGCGCTCACAGCGAGGTGGGCACGCGAAGTGTTCAAGATACCGACCGACTATGCCGACATTTCGTGCGCCGAACGCTCGCAGATTGACCTCGAACGGGCGATGCAAAGTGTCCAGCAGAGGCCGATAGCCAAACCGAAGGAACCCGTGCGAAGTTTCTTACCCTTTGGTATGGACGGTCAGCAAAAGAGTTCTCTCGCTGCTACGAAGGACAACTGTCTCAGGACACGTGTGCCGATGGTATCGATGAAGGACTACGTTGTTAGACCCCGTTCGGAACGAGTCGCCGAAGACGCCAATCGAACGAAAGAAACTTGGAACGATAAGTTTGTTAAAAACTTTTTGAAACGTAAGATGGCGAACcgctccgaaccgaaccgaatgctgAACATATCGAAtgcttcaaacgcattttAG
- the LOC131205606 gene encoding uncharacterized protein LOC131205606, with amino-acid sequence MAVSFCGKRLLLTRTNLFANSRRHGYIVLVPEIGEDLPEKNPLSSANGLPEFNNATIEKCVAAIGQQAIAAEKSVKTLEDRLGSPGPPLEDVIKDVILPLEATGAPLETTWGIAKTLYLGSSSRLPTKSYMTIHERARSARRAKFNSVPIYTTLKGALEAGTQSAHGKDTTDPLAIGEEHRLLQKYVLEAKLSGIEVDGSSKAELNEILEKLSQERNKLQNKRDVAVKKFQQVISDPAMMKEFPPTVLQSLATDPSQALKGPWKITLQPPVVASFLEHCPDRTHRWNLWQADTRKCSIHTDKSLENSSHLEAIRSLRKRQAKLLGYESYVHMSMETKMAGTVGAVSNALDELLRYARPAAEQELGALQRFAGENGFRGPLDIYDVPYWKRRHLATIHQYDPEALKDYFPLPTVLSGMFRLAEQLFGIRIVEREGVDVWHEDVHFYDVFDARLEGPPCQSEPIAGFYTDFYSRENEKLSIAGNAGWMVGIVNRSVAANARPLAALICNFAAPLYGKPSLLTPEDLHTLFNRFGRGLQHLLTECRYSDVAGLSNIEWDAVEVSGHVFTHLLHDVDTIRTISSHYTNGNALPEPCIEAIQRRRTHLAGYRLCRELYHSQLDLQLHLTSDYWLDVVRNLYPRYHTFELDRKDAHPCSLLPIFSGDWGAAYYSHTWSKMIAADVYSAFAEAKEPTLRQEVGRRFRETFLALGGGCHPAEVFRRFRGRDPCPTALLKTLGIYKPLHGPATGHSKAPKDEQHSQQ; translated from the exons ATGGCTGTGTCGTTCTGTGGAAAACGTTTGCTGCTTACACGAACTAATTTGTTCGCCAACTCCCGGCGACACGGATACATCGTGCT CGTTCCGGAGATCGGCGAAGATCTGCCAGAAAAGAATCCTCTTTCGAGCGCCAACGGTTTACCGGAATTTAACAATGCGACCATCGAGAAATGTGTCGCAGCAATCGGTCAGCAGGCTATCGCGGCCGAGAAAAGTGTCAAAACGCTCGAAGATCGTCTCGGTTCACCCGGACCGCCACTGGAGGACGTGATAAAAGATGTCATACTACCGCTGGAAGCGACCGGAGCCCCGCTAGAGACCACTTGGGGCATTGCGAAGACGCTCTACCTCGGCAGCAGCTCTCGGCTTCCGACCAAAAGCTACATGACGATACACGAGCGTGCCCGGAGCGCACGGCGTGCCAAGTTCAACAGTGTTCCCATCTACACCACACTGAAGGGCGCCCTCGAAGCTGGAACCCAATCCGCTCACGGGAAGGACACGACAGACCCACTGGCGATCGGTGAGGAGCACCGATTGCTTCAGAAGTACGTTCTCGAGGCCAAACTAAGCGGTATTGAAGTGGACGGCTCGTCGAAAGCTGAACTGAACGAAATTCTTGAAAAACTGTCCCAGGAGCGGAACAAATTACAGAACAAGCGGGATGTGGCGGTGAAAAAGTTCCAACAGGTCATCAGTGACCCGGCAATGATGAAGGAATTCCCACCGACGGTCCTCCAGTCATTGGCGACCGACCCTAGTCAGGCGCTAAAAGGTCCGTGGAAAATTACGCTTCAGCCCCCGGTTGTGGCCAGCTTTCTCGAGCACTGTCCCGATCGAACACACCGCTGGAACCTCTGGCAGGCGGATACGCGCAAATGTTCTATCCACACGGACAAATCGCTCGAGAACAGTTCGCATCTTGAGGCGATCCGCTCGCTCCGGAAGCGCCAGGCGAAGCTGCTCGGCTACGAAAGCTACGTACACATGTcgatggaaacaaaaatggccggcACGGTCGGTGCAGTAAGCAACGCGTTGGACGAACTACTGCGTTACGCTCGTCCCGCAGCCGAACAGGAGCTCGGTGCGCTGCAGCGTTTTGCGGGAGAAAATGGCTTTCGCGGGCCACTCGATATCTACGATGTGCCGTACTGGAAGCGGCGTCATCTGGCCACGATCCACCAGTACGATCCGGAAGCACTGAAGGACTACTTTCCACTTCCGACCGTGCTCAGCGGAATGTTCCGGCTGGCGGAACAACTGTTCGGCATCAGGATCGTCGAACGGGAGGGCGTTGATGTGTGGCATGAGGATGTCCACTTCTATGACGTGTTTGATGCCCGCCTGGAAGGGCCGCCTTGTCAGTCGGAACCGATCGCTGGGTTCTATACGGACTTTTACTCCCGCGAGAATGAGAAACTTTCGATAGCCGGCAACGCAGGCTGGATGGTGGGCATCGTTAACCGGAGCGTTGCGGCCAATGCACGTCCCCTGGCGGCACTGATTTGTAACTTCGCCGCTCCATTGTACGGCAAACCGTCGCTACTGACGCCCGAGGATTTGCACACGCTGTTCAATCGGTTCGGCCGTGGATTACAGCATTTGCTCACCGAGTGCCGGTACAGCGATGTGGCCGGGCTTTCGAACATCGAGTGGGACGCGGTGGAGGTGTCGGGGCACGTGTTTACGCACCTCTTGCACGATGTCGACACGATCCGCACCATCTCGTCGCACTACACCAACGGGAATGCGCTTCCGGAACCGTGCATCGAAGCGATTCAACGTCGCCGGACGCACCTGGCCGGATATCGGTTGTGTCGGGAGCTGTACCATTCGCAGCTCGATCTGCAGCTACACCTAACGAGCGACTATTGGCTCGATGTCGTGCGTAACCTCTACCCGCGGTATCACACGTTTGAGTTGGATCGCAAGGATGCGCATCCATGTTCGTTGTTACCGATCTTCTCCGGCGACTGGGGAGCGGCCTATTACAGTCACACCTGGTCGAAGATGATAGCGGCCGACGTGTACAGTGCGTTCGCCGAAGCGAAAGAACCGACACTGCGCCAGGAAGTGGGCCGACGGTTCCGGGAAACGTTTCTAgcgctcggtggcggttgcCATCCGGCGGAGGTGTTTCGACGGTTCCGTGGACGCGATCCGTGCCCGACCGCACTGCTCAAAACGCTTGGCATTTACAAACCGCTGCACGGCCCGGCTACCGGCCACTCGAAAGCGCCTAAAGATGAGCAGCACTCCCAGCAATAG
- the LOC131216429 gene encoding eukaryotic translation initiation factor 3 subunit K produces MVHYVKMEDGKVMPIQEMLKSIERYNPEHLKVIEAYVEEQARDNQYDLEANLACLKLYQFNPHLLNLDITYIILMKALTNFPHTDFVLCKCLLLPAQMNDEMVKEIIYLADILEKCDFSLFWSRVGKNPENYQKISGFYDSIRKFVCHVVGITFQTIDRGYLMRLLGNVEDNVLRGWLKRYGWKEEGNFVTIATQEDSIKTKHITEKIDFENLAPLMANCL; encoded by the exons ATGGTGCATTACGTGAAAATGGAAGATGGCAAGGTGATGCCGATTCAGGAGATGCTGAAAAGCATCGAACG GTACAATCCGGAGCACCTGAAGGTAATCGAGGCATACGTTGAGGAACAGGCGCGTGATAACCAGTACGATCTGGAGGCCAATTTAGCCTGCCTGAAGCTGTACCAGTTCAACCCGCATCTGCTAAATTTGGACATCACGTACATCATTCTCATGAAAGCACTCACCAACTTCCCGCACACCGACTTTGTGCTGTGTAAATGCTTGTTGCTTCCGGCGCAGATGAACGATGAGATGGTGAAGGAGATCATCTATCTGGCCGATATTCTGGAAAAGTGTGACTTTTCGCTCTTCTGGTCGCGCGTAGGCAAAAACCCGGAAAACTATCAGAAGATCAGTGGCTTCTACGACTCAATTCGCAAGTTTGTATGCCACGTTGTGGGCATTACGTTCCAGACAATCGACCGTGGCTACCTTATGCGGCTGCTCGGAAACGTGGAAGATAATGTGCTCCGCGGTTGGCTCAAGCGCTATGGCTGGAAGGAGGAGGGCAATTTCGTGACTATCGCCACGCAGGAGGACAGCATCAAAACGAAGCACATTACCGAGAAGATTGACTTCGAAAATCTGGCCCCGTTGATGGCCAACTGCCTCTAA
- the LOC131213797 gene encoding uncharacterized protein LOC131213797: MSSKGKRSSILKKQPSILGPSSNENGSPTATSSSVNKTAKKIGFHHKKSIKEFVVGENTETIWGNSYEVSTDGTSPRIVTDDSTLTNGHDQSRPNTQNKENVSCVLAQSSVDNAISYPSPNNTWDLSITIADDERRRIRSDNSVCASQSLNTTERLMVEPPCTQPPALAISLNEVRAFDVSPMKMHVSQTAAVKSPRKMIYYNPQADFIVNIADVPTQAVNQVEQQTRGKGPEHNTNLTCFQPNDDCSPKHSMLGNVSETWNSHPQAAFRMKQLRPSFDALADASSDFDNTVAITNTVAKLLEDCPNLTLSVPSNMELDESTVTDVKLPTNALSRARPSFLPSNSRRSCAMEEEQTETTNMPLKSIQKETLSSARRYLNDPVPMDISSPLEGRPALGNFTLDNLSISGDDIQQSVATYRRSSVKSSGLPMDFGISSMSLKLPPNSPEPSTAVGRPKILRPNFPLTTLYNVVSNLKPDPIVSTERDYRETILTATEMDETKQVEYERGKSLAPMDVTHVEQSNIKPVEPKRPSRATVHQLANMSSDDEAILAALSQPRTTILSREMMQLSHNSPPKGTPMEESRLAIATEKRHTVYDQPLIDESLAVPTVDRKRVTTHEPVTMSETKRTTVSEVKHSTFHEKTISEEQMILQQPLGTISNVIHPSASRQTIFCNESMVMDGSEPSISRATSIACVVYSENIDPLSVHAANKTNTVDLKITRATVHDPEPCALDSFQESAKNSSQPYVHHGQEPPRDETAGQMDETATACADRHQISEDNQLTGHEAVAMEEATCVLPKAHHLAYSTAEGKRPSPSSVGQRKSSVCMEETLAPSVVRIERSGPRFDDSSDQPLSPNSESLRGTMCPKQDALDTTMANSVTILSKGQQISEAPEQDQQVKARPRQTILIPQDMEIEEHEQEPAVAKEESFSLPMLVRETTEDCAIRRVPSMATAGRAWTSGMFSTDAFGSKAHKSLSDSVSRVTITKDGAQHKQWLASYTHQPIDISASTSYLRTEPSEIGNISGHMMSMRELIDPLAPELHEICDAVGHRAQGNITKQSKSIAPEPPISDDEFFDAEADQGHPVSGEDTSRAITKSRQLLQSMKFVDVEQLEHTYTAKRVHARLVSSPIVERSEKDPLHVTQLAHRRTAEQMTPQGPSTKKTRVSQSPQATISVASQQHDRGQEIVNSTTPPEPEMVLIKQETEEAVPPLQTLILDPSVFVIDEEDLLDDESKLPSLTDEHLGACEESQQSDADSERSSQAAHPNQRPLKDVSYYREYANVTLNGLDPASSDEEDEPALVAAVPTQLEQGQDPVVEVSECITISDDSTAEPLVVTDDRATVSGRVLESSLANEFIEKLRLKYPSKSRQPCCGVRGDCLCRAKRKLERQKKAIEDVWQWWRNKWPNLPRSPTTNSWEDKWEELRWKISETKQNHIATVPRNKNEPEASTSGKPTRPIRTICRPPFCGMYPETPDPVFLIRNLRQWLAEQQQQASPGATLPEVPRFTKLIANKLATETHWKLDHSEEMILDHLVLRHRTLRSVIITILFEPESVRQERLRQLGRNQEDAQDQRIERIQVEECLREYVHSPNLLLAHIHFIQLTMQTTEQTLRSTYRTAGSLMGLWRHFNDLLERVFDTVNRLLTIVETTNAILSYDVKLERFCVKKWFQRTDEEGFVESNMVLVHFTSLTGIAALGVSFKRPFPEAFHLLPPDTIVHDQHPIVGDLNRSGLMFLECLLWNVSQKYET; encoded by the exons ATGAgctcgaaaggaaaacgatcGTCG ATTCTGAAGAAACAACCATCCATTTTGGGGCCAAGCAGCAACGAAAATGGCAGTCCTACAGCTACATCTTCGAGTGTTAACAAAACTGCTAAAAAGATTGGATTCCATCATAAAAAGTCCATCAA GgagtttgttgttggtgaaaatACCGAAACAATATGGGGAAATTCGTACGAAGTTTCCACTGATGGCACCTCTCCAAGGATCGTTACCGACGACTCCACGCTCACCAATGGACATGATCAATCGAGGCCAAATAcccaaaacaaagaaaacgtTTCCTGCGTTTTAGCGCAGTCCTCCGTAGACAACGCAATTTCATATCCGAGTCCCAACAACACCTGGGACCTTTCCATCACGATCGCGGACGATGAAAGACGACGAATACGTAGCGATAACTCCGTTTGTGCGTCGCAAAGTCTAAACACGACGGAGCGCTTGATGGTTGAACCACCGTGTACGCAGCCTCCTGCGTTGGCAATATCCTTGAACGAAGTCCGAGCGTTCGACGTTAGTCCAATGAAGATGCACGTCTCACAAACGGCAGCCGTGAAGTCTCCCCGCAAAATGATCTATTACAACCCGCAGGCAGATTTCATTGTTAATATTGCCGACGTTCCGACCCAAGCTGTCAATCAAGTCGAGCAGCAGACGCGGGGCAAAGGACCGGAGCATAATACAAATCTGACTTGTTTCCAACCGAACGATGATTGCAGCCCCAAACATAGCATGCTCGGCAATGTTTCAGAAACGTGGAATTCGCATCCGCAGGCAGCGTTTCGAATGAAACAGTTGCGCCCCTCATTCGATGCACTAGCGGATGCCAGTTCCGATTTCGACAACACTGTCGCAATAACCAACACGGTTGCAAAACTGCTCGAAGACTGCCCCAACCTCACGCTATCGGTGCCTTCCAATATGGAGCTGGATGAGTCAACGGTAACGGATGTGAAGCTACCGACAAACGCACTGTCCCGTGCCCggccttccttccttccatcTAACAGCCGAAGAAGTTGTGCAATGGAAGAGGAACAgaccgaaacaacaaacatgcCCTTGAAGAGTATCCAGAAAGAAACCCTTTCGTCCGCGCGCCGCTATTTAAACGACCCCGTACCGATGGACATTTCGTCGCCACTGGAAGGGCGGCCAGCTTTGGGAAATTTCACGCTAGACAATTTGTCGATCTCCGGCGATGACATCCAGCAATCGGTGGCCACATATAGAAGGTCCAGTGTCAAAAGTAGTGGCCTACCGATGGATTTTGGGATCTCATCGATGAGCTTGAAGTTACCACCAAACTCGCCGGAACCGTCGACCGCAGTTGGACGACCAAAAATTTTACGCCCAAATTTTCCACTCACTACACTCTACAATGTGGTAAGCAACCTGAAACCTGATCCAATAGTGTCTACCGAGAGAGATTACCGGGAAACGATTCTCACTGCAACGGAAATGGATGAAACGAAGCAAGTTGAGTATGAACGTGGCAAATCACTTGCACCGATGGACGTGACACATGTGGAgcaatcaaacatcaaaccgGTGGAACCGAAGCGACCATCTCGGGCAACCGTTCACCAGCTGGCAAACATGTCCAGCGACGATGAAGCGATTCTCGCTGCACTTTCTCAGCCCCGTACCACAATCTTAAGCCGAGAAATGATGCAGCTGAGCCACAACTCTCCTCCAAAGGGCACTCCCATGGAAGAAAGTCGTTTGGCGATTGCCACCGAAAAGCGTCACACCGTGTATGATCAGCCGTTGATCGATGAATCGCTGGCGGTCCCGACAGTCGATCGGAAGCGCGTCACAACGCATGAGCCTGTAACGATGAGTGAAACGAAGAGAACTACAGTGAGTGAAGTAAAACACAGCACCTTTCACGAAAAGACGATAAGCGAAGAGCAAATGATCTTACAACAGCCTCTCGGGACCATTTCGAACGTTATACATCCTTCGGCGTCCCGGCAAACGATCTTTTGCAACGAAAGCATGGTCATGGATGGCTCCGAGCCAAGCATTTCTCGGGCCACTTCGATTGCTTGTGTGGTTTACAGTGAGAACATCGACCCGCTGAGCGTACacgcagcaaacaaaacaaacacggtgGACCTGAAGATTACGCGTGCCACCGTACATGATCCGGAACCATGTGCGTTGGACTCGTTTCAAGAATcagcgaaaaactcgagccAACCCTACGTTCATCATGGGCAAGAACCGCCACGAGACG AGACGGCGGGACAAATGGACGAAACGGCTACAGCGTGTGCCGATCGTCACCAAATAAGTGAAGATAATCAACTAACGGGCCACGAAGCGGTGGCAATGGAAGAGGCCACATGCGTGCTACCGAAAGCACATCATTTAGCCTACAGTACGGCGGAAGGCAAGCGACCATCACCGTCGAGTGTCGGACAACGCAAAAGTAGCGTATGTATGGAGGAAACGTTGGCTCCGTCCGTTGTTCGAATCGAGCGAAGTGGTCCCCGGTTCGATGACTCCTCAGATCAGCCATTATCCCCGAACTCAGAAAGCCTCCGTGGGACGATGTGCCCCAAGCAGGATGCATTGGACACAACAATGGCCAATTCTGTTACTATACTATCGAAAGGACAGCAAATCAGCGAAGCACCGGAACAGGATCAGCAAGTGAAGGCTCGCCCTCGGCAAACCATATTGATTCCGCAGGACATGGAAATAGAGGAACACGAACAGGAACCGGCGGTAGCAAAGGAAGAatctttttctcttccgaTGCTGGTCCGAGAAACAACCGAAGATTGTGCGATTCGTCGGGTACCATCAATGGCAACTGCTGGTCGTGCCTGGACAAGCGGAATGTTTTCTACCGACGCTTTTGGGTCAAAGGCCCACAAGTCGCTGTCGGACAGCGTGTCACGTGTGACGATCACGAAGGATGGGGCCCAGCACAAGCAATGGTTAGCCTCGTATACACACCAACCTATCGACATTTCGGCGTCGACCTCATACCTACGCACGGAACCGTCGGAAATTGGAAATATTTCCGGTCACATGATGAGTATGCGTGAGCTTATTGATCCTTTGGCACCGGAGCTGCACGAGATTTGTGATGCCGTTGGCCACAGGGCGCAGGGCAACATTACGAAGCAATCAAAATCGATCGCCCCTGAGCCTCCCATAAGTGACGACGAGTTCTTCGATGCCGAAGCTGATCAGGGTcacccggtttccggtgaAGATACCTCACGTGCGATCACAAAATCGCGTCAGTTACTTCAGTCGATGAAGTTCGTCGATGTGGAACAACTCGAGCACACCTACACTGCCAAACGGGTGCACGCACGGCTCGTTTCGTCCCCAATCGTTGAACGCTCCGAAAAGGACCCGTTGCATGTCACACAGCTGGCGCATCGACGAACCGCCGAGCAAATGACACCACAAGGACCCTCGACGAAGAAAACGCGCGTTTCTCAATCGCCACAAGCCACCATCAGCGTAGCGTCACAGCAGCACGATCGTGGCCAAGAAATCGTAAACAGCACGACTCcgcccgaaccggaaatggtgcTGATCAAGCAAGAAACGGAAGAAGCCGTGCCCCCGTTACAGACGCTCATCCTCGATCCGTCAGTGTTTGTGATCGACGAGGAAGATCTACTCGACGACGAATCGAAACTGCCTTCACTAACCGACGAGCATCTCGGGGCGTGCGAGGAGTCGCAACAGTCCGATGCCGATTCGGAACGGTCATCCCAAGCCGCCCACCCAAACCAGCGTCCTTTGAAAGATGTTTCTTACTATCGAGAATATGCGAACGTCACTCTTAACGGTCTGGATCCAGCGAGCTcggacgaagaggacgaacCGGCACTGGTGGCCGCAGTACCGACGCAGCTAGAGCAAGGGCAGGACCCTGTGGTCGAGGTTAGCGAGTGCATCACAATCAGCGATGATTCCACCGCGGAGCCATTAGTCGTAACGGACGATCGTGCGACGGTGTCTGGCCGTGTGCTAGAATCGTCCCTGGCTAACGAGTTCATTGAAAAGCTGCGTCTAAAGTATCCCTCGAAGTCACGGCAGCCCTGCTGCGGAGTCCGAGGCGATTGTCTGTGTCGTGCGAAGCGAAAACTTGAACGACAGAAGAAAGCCATCGAAGACGTGTGGCAATGGTGGCGCAACAAGTGGCCGAACCTGCCACGGTCACCGACCACGAACTCGTGGGAGGATAAATGGGAAGAGTTGCGCTGGAAGATTAGCGAAACCAAGCAGAACCACATCGCGACGGTTCCGCGGAATAAGAACGAACCAGAAGCGTCAACCTCTGGGAAACCTACACGCCCGATTCGAACGATTTGTCGGCCACCGTTCTGCGGCATGTACCCCGAAACTCCGGATCCCGTGTTTTTGATACGAAACTTACGGCA GTGGCTCGcagagcagcaacagcaagccTCTCCGGGTGCTACTTTGCCGGAAGTGCCCCGCTTTACCAAGCTGATCGCTAACAAACTGGCCACTGAAACTCACTGGAAGTTGGATCACTCAGAGGAGATGATACTCGATCACCTTGTGCTACGCCATCGAACACTCCGGAGTGTCATAATCACGATACTGTTCGAGCCAGAGTCGGTGCGACAGGAGCGACTGCGACAGCTGGGCCGTAACCAGGAGGATGCACAGGATCAACGTATCGAACGCATCCAGGTGGAGGAGTGCCTTCGGGAGTACGTCCACTCGCCGAATTTGCTGCTGGCGCACATCCACTTTATTCAGCTGACCATGCAAACCACAGAACAGACACTCCGCAGCACGTACCGAACGGCCGGTTCGCTGATGGGCCTGTGGCGGCACTTTAACGACTTATTGGAGCGCGTGTTTGACACCGTCAATCGATTGCTCACCATCGTAGAAACCACCAATGCGATACTATCGTACGATGT GAAACTGGAACGATTCTGTGTGAAGAAATGGTTCCAGCGGACGGATGAAGAAGGCTTCGTCGAATCGAATATGGTTCTGGTGCACTTCACCTCACTGACGGGTATCGCTGCGTTGGGTGTAAGCTTCAAACGTCCGTTTCCGGAAGCATTCCACTTACTACCACCGGACACGATCGTCCATGATCAACACCCGATCGTTGGTGACCTCAACCGCTCCGGGTTAATGTTTCTCGAGTGTTTGCTCTGGAACGTCTCGCAGAAGTACGAAACGTGA
- the LOC131216418 gene encoding uncharacterized protein LOC131216418, whose protein sequence is MFSLRTAYRFAHVGQRNRHIATGVVRNVEAAVASAGPGKLTIPVPEGTEKPADPKLVSIVDSIAKLNLLEVSELSTLLKRKLNLPDTAMMPAMGFGAFAGGPAPAAVDEEEAAPKVVKTTFKVKLVKFDDKQKVALIKEVKNLLEGMNLVQAKKFVESAPTLVKEDIPKEEAEKLKEAFTKVGAVIEIE, encoded by the coding sequence ATGTTCAGCCTGAGAACAGCGTACCGTTTCGCTCACGTCGGCCAACGCAACCGGCACATTGCTACCGGTGTCGTACGGAATGTGGAGGCCGCGGTGGCTTCAGCCGGACCAGGCAAACTCACGATACCGGTACCCGAAGGAACGGAGAAGCCGGCTGATCCGAAGCTGGTGTCGATCGTTGATAGCATCGCGAAACTAAATCTGCTCGAAGTGTCCGAGTTGAGCACGCTGCTGAAGCGCAAGCTTAATCTTCCCGATACGGCCATGATGCCAGCGATGGGTTTCGGTGCCTTCGCCGGTGGTCCTGCCCCGGCCGCGGTCGACGAAGAAGAGGCCGCCCCAAAGGTTGTGAAAACCACGTTCAAAGTGAAGCTGGTAAAATTCGACGATAAGCAGAAGGTGGCGTTAATCAAAGAGGTAAAGAACCTGCTCGAGGGCATGAATTTGGTGCAGGCGAAAAAGTTTGTCGAGAGTGCGCCCACCCTCGTCAAGGAAGATATTCCCAAGGAGGAAGCAGAGAAACTGAAAGAAGCATTCACAAAGGTGGGCGCCGTCATTGAAATAGAGTAG